The genomic stretch TGACCTGAGAAGCTTTAGTCCCCCTGAGGGGCACTCACAGGTGTGAGCTGGTGAATTCTGAGTAGGGAGGAGGACGGGGACCCTGGAACAGAGGGGAGGCTTATGGAGCtttctagctttaaaaaaaaaaaaaaaagacccatcaAACTGGAGTGGTGGCCGCACCTGGAGTGGCCTGGGAGGGTGGGCTGAGGTCAGTTCTCGTGGCAGCTGGCCTTGACCCGGCCAGCGGTGCATGCTGGGGGCGGGTTgggctggagggcagggggagCGTCTGGAGGTGCAGGCGGCCAGCCCAGGGTGTCCTCCCAGCCCTCGAGAGGCCGGCGGGCCATTCCCCTCACTGTAAAAGGTGACCGGCCgggctggagagggaaatggccacATCCAGGGCCCTGTGTGGGTGTGCTGGGCTGGAGTCCTCGCTGCAGGGAGGGCGCGCGCGTACTGGAGGCCAGCGGGGCTGCAGGCCCAGGTCCGAGTCCAGAGCCCAGGTTGGGTCCTTGGGGCGGGCCGGCCGGCCTGGAGCGCTTTCCGGGGCCTGCggctctgacttcactcagtccTTCGGGCCCACCGCCCCCTCCTTGGCCTTGGACCCCGTGCTCCTGGCCCCGCAGGTGGCTCCTTCTGCCACCCCCTGAGGCCCTGCAGTGTCCTGGCTGGCCCCCGAGGTCTCTACCCCAGCTGCCCATGCGGTGGGCCCTCTGGTTGCTTCTGTCCCCTTGAGGCATCTTCCTTGAAAGAAGGAAGTGGGAGCCACATCTCCCTGAGGGAATGTAGCGCGCCTGGCCCTGGAGCCTCGGGAACAAAGCcagcctcctggcttctgccccccAGGCAGACACAAGGCTGGTCAAAAAAGGACGTGCACCCTTCAGGGTGCCCCAGAGCAGCCCCGCCCACCGACCTGCTTGGGAAGGGTGCCCCGCGACGCGATTGAGAGAGTCGTCCTGATAAAGGCCCCGGTTTGCGCAGAGACGGGGGACTGGATGCTCTGTGCTGGCAAGAAGTGGGCCTGCGGTGTCCCCCACAAGTCCCAGGGGCCAGAGAGGGTGCCACGGCTGCATCCCTATGAGGTGGTCCGTCTGGAAAGGGGAGCGCTGGCACCGCCCTGCCTGTGGGTGGGCTGCACCCCTGGTGCCAGGGTGGGCGAGAGCTGGCCTGTGTTCCTGGGGTGGCCGCGCCCGAGGTGGTCCTCCCGATGTGGGAGGCAGGGGACGTTGTGCGGAGGATGAGAGGGGGAACCCGTACACGCCTGTGGTTGCTCACGATGATGTGTTTTATCCCGACAGAACACTTAAGAGGAGCGATTAGAGATCATAAGCAGGAGCGGAGGCGACACACGCCTCACAGCAGTGAGTAATTGAGCCAGGATGTGAGTCTCACTCTGGGCATCACGGacgccttcctggaggaggtgacctgGGTGGACACAGGCCCTGGAAGCGACGCTAACAGCTTCGTAGTAGGAATAACGAAGCCAGCGTCCACAGGCCAAGCCGTGCCCAGCACTGGACCGTCCTGTGACGGTCAGTAGCATCCCCGTAATCCAGACCTGGAGACTGAAGTGCAGAGAAGATAGTCCCTGACGCGTCCAGGTCCCTCAGCAGTGAAGGGGTGGGGCGTGGAGCGGGCCCGAGGCCCAGCCCCAGGCTGTGCCCAGAGAGGGCAGCTGGCATTTGTCGGCAGAGGCCAGGTCATAGGGCGGGGGCGGCCTCAGCCGGAAGGGAGAGACCCCGCGGCAGCCCCACCAGGAGCCCCACCGCGGGCTGGCCTCCGTCTTTTCCCTTTGGTGACCTCATGGGCCCAGTTCAGCATCTCAgagatgcattttatttttcaaaggacTCCAGGAAGCAGCATATTGAACTCTCCTCACCTTGTTCTAGAAATGGGAGTCTCTTTTCTTTAAGTTCGTGTATAGGAGAACAAACCTCCAGACTTTGGGCTGCTTCCCGGGGTGTTACTGCAAGCTGGAGTGGGAAAGGGGCTACCTTCAGGCTACAGCTGGGTGCCTTGTTCTGTTTCAGTTGTACTTGAACTTTCCCTTCAAGTCTCTCCCCAAAACTCACTTCGGCTGCTCCTTGCTCTCCCAGCGggcctgtctgtctgtccatctaccCATCTGGATGAAGCAAAAAAACCTGGACCTTGAACGCGGGAGGGACAGGACCTCCCCTCcgcccaccctgccccctgccatCACGGGCCGCTGTAAGGCACAGATGGGACCGTCCCTCCCTGGTGTGACCCACTGACACATGGGGACTGGAGACGCGCGAGATGAGACGAGCTGGATGCCAGGCCAGCGGCCAGCATGAACTGTCATCGTCGGGGTGTGTCCGTCACTGCTTCCGGGAACCTGTGTGTCCTCTGTGGACTCCTAGGGTCAGAGCCTGGCTGTCCCCTTCCATCACGACCCTCAGTCTCAGAGCCTGTGGAAGTCAGGCTCCTGTGGACTTTCCCGGGCCTTCTTCACTGGCGCCGAGCTGACGCGGCGGTCCCCAGGGTCGATTCTCAGCAGTCGCTGGCTGGCATCTCCCCCAGTAGCGGCCTCCCCCTAGGCAGCTGCCAAGGTGGTGATGCGGGGTCCTGGGGACCTGGTGACAAGGCGCCAGCCCCGCTGCTTTGTGGCTTCATGAACAGCCACTGCCCGGGTCCCTGTGGAGCCAGAAACCCCTTATGTTAATTGAAGAGGAGCTGGGTCACAGGTGTCCGCGCAGGGCCCACGGCCGTCCGGCCCCTTGCCTGGCGGGGCTGGAGAAACCCAGCCTGTGTCTGGAGACCGCCCGGCTTCTTATCCCCTGCCGCCCGCCTCCACGAAGGAGGCCCCAGGAGTGTGGACGTTTGCGGAGCAAAACGCGGAGCAGTGGGCCACGGGCCTGTGGACCTCGAGGAAGCGCGCCTGCGcgcggccggggggcggggcTGCCTCCCGGAACAGAGGTCGTCTCTTTTAAGGACGCTGTGTTTTTATatgatgcaaggagatccagccagtcagtcctaaaggaaatcagtcctgaatattcattggaaggactgatgctgaagctgaaactccaatactttggccacctgatgcgaagaaccaactcactgggaaagaccctgatgctgggaaagattgaaggcaggaggagaaggggaggacagaggatgagatggttggatgacatcaccgactcaatggacatgagtttgagcaaactctgggagatggtgaaggacagggaagcctggcctgctgcagtcgatggggtcacagagagtcggaaacgactgagcgactgaactgaattttcatgAAAATCTTAGACCAGTTTAAACAGAGAATTGAGGCaggatttaactttaaaaaaaaaaaaatcccttttagtATTACTGAAAAAAGTGGAAAACTAATGCACAGAACCTCCACCTCCCTTCCCGGCACCCCTCTCAGAACGTGAGCGCCTTGCATCTCAAGGCAGGAAGTTGGTGACACCCGCACAGACCGCCCGTGAGGGTCTGCCCCGGGTGCACACTTCCTCCTGTGTCTCCGGGGCACGCAGGAGTGCTGGCGCGGGCGTGCGGGGCACCTGTGGTGGGGGGCGGCCCAGGTGCCCCCTCCTGCTTCTCTCATGCTCAGGACTCGTCCTTCGTGTTCAAAACAGGCAGTGCCTGCAGCCAGCGGAAAGCACCAAGTCCTCAGAAGGCAGACGGCGGAGGGCCTCcctcccagcacccccacccATCCGCTCCGTGCCCTGGGCACCGTGCTGGGGGCCCGGGCCCCAAGGGAGTGTCTGACGAGCACAGGCGGGCCACCGCCGTCTCCCACGTGCCCTCGCCGCCTCGCGTGGGGGGCTCATAGGGGCCCGGCAGCCTTGCGGGAGGACGGCTGCACGCCCCTGCCTGCTCCGTCCGCAGGGCGGGAGCTGATGGAGAGGCCCTCGCACAGGTCACGGGGCTGCCTCGGTTCACTCAGGCGCCGCATCGCTGCCCAGCCTCCCGCTGCGCCCTCGGGCTGTGAGTCTCCCCATCGCCGGGCATCCGAGGGGCGCGGGGGCAGCGCCCTCTCGGAGGGCAGAGCTCTACCGCAGGGCCGCACTGGACCAGGCCTGGGCCCCCGGCGCTGAGCCGCGCCGCACTGGCGAGGGTTGGACGCTGAGGGCGCGGCTCCCACGGCCTGGCCGCCCACCCAGCGTGGGCAGCTCAGCTCAGGCTGGTGGCACCCGGCTCCCTGGCGAGCACAGCCTTTCCTTCTGGAAGGACATGTGTCCCGGGGGCTCCCTGGGCCCGGCtggggtgggctgggctgggggagagCGTTACCGCCCCCCAACGCCCCCTGTTCCTTTACCGTGAGGACCGCAGGCTCCAAGGCAGGAGTGCCcagcctgggagatggtgacggtaGTGATGGTTGTGACTCCCTTCTGTTTCTTTGGACAAAACGTTTCCTGGCAAAGGATAACTGCACACTTGGTGTGAgaagtttttaaagaaagaagcttGTAGTTTCTCCAGCAGACAGTCTGCTCTCCGCTCTGATCCCCGCTGCCCCTCACGGTGCACAGAGGTGGCCTGGCAGGGTGGGTCCCAATGTGGCCttctctgcccccctcccccgagCGGCGCCCCCTGGGGAGAGGCTGGCAGGGCAGACGCCGGTCTGGTCCCTCTGAAGGGCTTCTTGACACCTTCCTCCCCTCTGTGCCCGGTGGTCAGTAGGGTCAGCCCCCCAGGGGACCGGCTGGTTTTCTGGTCGGCCTGTGGGGGTGCAGGGACCATCCCGACCGTGGGGCGGGGCGCTGAGCGTCTCTGGGCGGGAGGGCAGAGCCGGGGGAGTGAGGCCGGCGAGGCGCAGTGGCTGCAGGGAGCGAGTGCACGCTGCAGGGAGCGAGTGCACACTGCAGGCGGCTGCTTTCTCAAGTGGCTTTAGCGGTTCCCTTTAAGGAAGAGGCCTCTTGGCAGAAGGAAAAGATTGAGGGACTTGGACAATTTCCTCCCATTAATAACCCTGTGCGCGCAGAGCGGGTCCCTTCTGGAGGCGTGACCTCTGCCTGCAGCCCGGGCCGGTCTCCAGCTGCTTGCTGGACCCCAGGGGCCGGCAGAAGCGGTGGCCTGACTCTCGGGTCATCTGACCGCCACCCGGGAAAGGAACACACCGGCCCAGGGCCGGGGCATCAGAGACGGAGCTCAGCCCTTTGTGCTGGGACGCAGGCGGCGCAGTAAGCCGGCTTCCTCCCTGGTGGAGAGGCCCGTGGCCACATCTGTTCTCCTAGTTCAAAGAGCGGAGAGGTCACTGGAGCCAGTGGGgaccccccgccccaaccccagAGCTCTGGCTGCCCACTCCGGCCTGATTGCTGGCGCGCAGGGCGGCCCGAGCCCCAGGGAGCCTCTGCTTGTCCTCTTAAGAGAACCAGAAGAGTTGGGGTCTGGGATGTGGCTTTCAGCTTTGCGCTCCAGGCTGGTCGCCCATCTGGGTCCTGACTTTCTCGGGGCATGGATTCCTCAAAGGTCCTCCCCCCAGCTCCCACATTCAGAGTGGCCGTGGGGGACGGACAGCACGGCGCCCGCAGGGTGGCGGCGCCCAGGGAACTCCGCGCCTGGCCTGCGCCTGACCCTCTGACGCTTCTTGTCTctgcaggaggacatggcagcccacgtCGGCGCTTCCCGGACCCCCCAGGAAGTGATGGAGCATTACGTAAGCATGTACATCCACGGCAACTTGGGGAAGGCCTGCATCCCTGACACCATCCCCAACCGGGTGACCGACCACACCTGCCCCAGCGGGGGCCCCCTCTCTCCCAGCCTCACCACCCCCTTGCCTCCCCTAGACATCTCGGTGGccgagcagcagcagctgggctaCATGCCACTGCGGGATGACTACGAGATCGAGTACGACCAGGACGCCGAGACGCTCATCAGCGGGCTCTCGGTCAACTACGATGATGACGACGTGGAGATCGAGCTGAAGCGCGCGCACGTGGACATGTACGTGCGCAAGCTCCGTGAGCGGCAGCGGCGCAAGAACATCGCGCGAGACTACAACCTGGTGCCCGCCTTCCTGGGCAAGGACAAGAAGGAGAAGGAGCGGGCGGCGCGGCGCAAGGTCaccaaggaggagaaggagctgcGGCTCAAGCTGCGGCCGCTCTACCAGTTCATGTCGTGCAAGGAGTTCGATGACCTGTTTGAGAACATGCACAAGGAGAAGATGCTGCGCGCGAAGATCCGCGAGCTGCAGCGCTACCGGCGCAACGGCATCACCAAGATGGAAGAGTCGGCGGAGTACGAGGCGGCCCGGCACAAGCGCGAGAAGCGCAAGGAGAACAAGGCGGCTGCGGCTGCTGCCGCGGCAGCAGGGGGCGCCAAGCGCGGCAAGGAGGACGGCCGGGACGGCGAGTTCGCGGCCATCGAGCACCTGCCAGGCTTCGAGCTCCTGTCGGACCGCGAGAAGGTGCTGTGCAGCTCGCTGAACCTGAGCCCCGCGCGCTACGTGACCGTGAAGACCATCATCATCAAGGACCACCTGCAGAAGCGCCAGGGCATCCCCTCCAAGAGCCGCCTGCCCAGCTACCTGGACAAAGTCCTCAAGAAGAGGATCCTGAGCTTCCTCACCGAGAGTGGGTGGATATCCAGGGACGCCT from Ovis canadensis isolate MfBH-ARS-UI-01 breed Bighorn chromosome 6, ARS-UI_OviCan_v2, whole genome shotgun sequence encodes the following:
- the TADA2B gene encoding transcriptional adapter 2-beta; its protein translation is MAELGKKYCVYCLAEVSPLRFRCTECQDIELCPECFSAGAEIGHHRRYHGYQLVDGGRFTLWGPEAEGGWTSREEQLLLDAIEQFGFGNWEDMAAHVGASRTPQEVMEHYVSMYIHGNLGKACIPDTIPNRVTDHTCPSGGPLSPSLTTPLPPLDISVAEQQQLGYMPLRDDYEIEYDQDAETLISGLSVNYDDDDVEIELKRAHVDMYVRKLRERQRRKNIARDYNLVPAFLGKDKKEKERAARRKVTKEEKELRLKLRPLYQFMSCKEFDDLFENMHKEKMLRAKIRELQRYRRNGITKMEESAEYEAARHKREKRKENKAAAAAAAAAGGAKRGKEDGRDGEFAAIEHLPGFELLSDREKVLCSSLNLSPARYVTVKTIIIKDHLQKRQGIPSKSRLPSYLDKVLKKRILSFLTESGWISRDAS